From a single Micromonospora sp. WMMD1102 genomic region:
- a CDS encoding ABC transporter ATP-binding protein: MGTVAAHGLRKSFGKVQALDGVTLDVPDGSFFVVLGPSGAGKTTTLRAVAGLEKLDAGSVHLDGRDATADSPAARDLAMVFQNYALYPRHTAYENIASPLRARRCSSSEIAAAVEQMSSLLHIERLLQRRPAQLSGGEMQRVALARALVRRPRAFLMDEPLTNLDLKLRVEMRTELTRIHRSLGATFVYVTNDQVEALSMADQVAILKEGRVQQVGTPTEVYERPANRWVAGFVGSPPISLLACHAEGDRLVGADGWTLPRPRWTTAEDGRALLLGLRAEDLSVERRGDASLSGELYGLEPLGDRTVVDVRVGAEILKVKARPTVTGTPGERLLVTVDLDRAHLFDAGTGLSLSEAGR, translated from the coding sequence ATGGGAACCGTGGCAGCACACGGGCTGCGCAAGTCGTTCGGCAAGGTCCAGGCCCTGGACGGGGTGACGCTGGACGTGCCGGACGGCTCGTTCTTCGTCGTGCTCGGGCCCTCCGGGGCAGGTAAGACGACGACCCTGCGGGCGGTCGCCGGCCTCGAGAAGCTCGACGCCGGGTCGGTGCACCTGGACGGGAGGGACGCGACCGCTGACAGCCCGGCCGCACGTGACCTGGCCATGGTCTTCCAGAACTACGCCCTCTACCCGCGACACACGGCGTACGAGAACATCGCCTCGCCGCTGCGGGCACGCCGCTGTTCGTCGAGCGAGATCGCCGCTGCCGTCGAGCAGATGTCGAGCCTGCTGCACATCGAACGTCTGCTGCAGCGTCGTCCCGCGCAGTTGTCGGGCGGTGAGATGCAGCGGGTCGCCCTGGCCCGGGCGCTGGTCCGGCGCCCGCGCGCGTTTCTCATGGACGAGCCACTGACGAACCTCGACCTCAAACTCCGGGTCGAGATGCGCACCGAACTCACCCGCATCCACCGGAGCCTCGGAGCAACCTTCGTCTACGTGACAAACGACCAGGTCGAGGCCCTGTCCATGGCCGACCAGGTCGCGATCCTCAAGGAGGGGAGGGTGCAACAGGTCGGCACGCCGACCGAGGTGTACGAGCGTCCGGCCAACCGGTGGGTCGCGGGATTCGTCGGAAGCCCGCCGATCAGCCTGCTCGCCTGCCACGCCGAGGGAGACCGTCTGGTCGGTGCGGATGGCTGGACGCTGCCGCGGCCCCGCTGGACCACGGCTGAGGACGGTCGTGCGCTGCTGCTGGGCCTGCGCGCGGAGGACCTGTCCGTCGAGCGGCGTGGGGACGCGTCGCTCTCGGGGGAGCTGTACGGGCTTGAACCACTCGGTGACCGGACGGTGGTCGACGTCCGAGTGGGGGCGGAGATCCTCAAGGTCAAGGCACGACCCACCGTCACCGGTACGCCGGGCGAGCGGCTGCTTGTCACGGTCGACCTGGACCGTGCGCACCTGTTCGACGCGGGCACCGGACTGTCGCTTTCCGAGGCTGGGCGGTAA
- a CDS encoding ATP-binding cassette domain-containing protein: MAGIEVTGLHKRYPDGTVAVDHVDLSVADGELFVMLGPSGCGKTTTLRAVAGLERQTAGDIRIGNTLVNDLPPAERDIAMVFQFYALYPHLRTRDNLAFPLRAEGLPKPEVRERVDEAARLMRLGPLLDRRPRQLSGGEQQRVALARALVRRPRAFLMDEPLTNLDAELRADMRTEIKHLQGELGATMVYVTHDQVEAMSLGHRIAILNKGRVEQIGTPLEVYDRPASLFCAAFIGSPPMNLIEVEVADGKLRGRGGLALTPPSGLPRDRALVAGVRPEALEVTAPGAEGSVPARVVSVEWLGDEIIYVVDHGGQPDVRVRMPPTVRFAADAPVGLRHTGGTPAVYDVRTEELVA; this comes from the coding sequence ATGGCCGGCATCGAGGTGACCGGCCTGCACAAGCGCTACCCGGACGGGACGGTCGCAGTCGACCACGTGGACCTGTCCGTCGCCGACGGCGAGCTGTTCGTGATGCTCGGCCCCTCGGGTTGCGGCAAGACGACCACGCTGCGGGCCGTGGCCGGCCTGGAGAGGCAGACGGCGGGCGACATCCGCATCGGCAACACGCTCGTCAACGACCTGCCGCCCGCCGAGCGCGACATCGCCATGGTGTTCCAGTTCTACGCTCTCTACCCGCACCTGAGAACCCGCGACAACCTGGCGTTCCCACTGCGGGCCGAGGGACTGCCCAAGCCGGAGGTGCGCGAGCGGGTCGACGAGGCTGCCCGGCTGATGCGGCTCGGTCCGCTCCTGGACCGGCGACCGCGCCAGCTGTCCGGCGGGGAGCAGCAGCGCGTCGCGCTTGCCCGCGCCCTGGTGCGACGGCCGCGCGCATTCCTCATGGACGAGCCTCTCACCAACCTGGACGCGGAGCTGAGGGCGGACATGCGCACGGAAATCAAGCACCTGCAGGGGGAACTGGGGGCGACGATGGTCTACGTCACCCACGACCAGGTCGAGGCGATGTCGCTCGGTCACCGAATCGCCATCCTGAACAAGGGTCGCGTCGAGCAGATCGGCACGCCGCTGGAGGTCTACGACCGTCCGGCGAGTCTCTTCTGCGCTGCATTCATCGGCTCCCCGCCGATGAACCTGATCGAGGTGGAGGTGGCCGACGGGAAGCTGCGCGGTCGGGGCGGACTGGCCCTTACGCCCCCGTCAGGTCTGCCGCGCGACCGTGCCCTGGTCGCAGGCGTCCGGCCGGAGGCGCTGGAAGTCACAGCACCAGGGGCGGAAGGTTCGGTCCCGGCCCGGGTGGTTTCGGTGGAGTGGCTGGGCGACGAGATCATCTACGTGGTCGACCACGGCGGCCAGCCCGACGTACGGGTTCGGATGCCACCGACTGTCCGGTTCGCCGCCGACGCACCGGTCGGGCTGCGGCACACCGGCGGAACCCCGGCGGTCTACGACGTGCGTACGGAAGAGCTGGTGGCCTGA
- a CDS encoding carbohydrate ABC transporter permease, which translates to MAVSVDEAVSTGPAPDHTPPARRFGGRGRSVLEVALLTVLAVVMLFPVLWMIETSIKENRDVYAIPAEFFGFEVTMDHFRDVFVASDGGRSTLSVSFFNSVVVAGASTVLATVLGVPAAWAYSRFAVKAKKDQLFFILSTRFMPPVVVVIPIFLMYRQVGLIDSKLGLILIYAAFNLPFTIWMMKGFVDEVPAEYEDAAMLDGYTRLQAFRRFTLPLLVPGIAATAVFALIFSWNEFVFAIFLTSSDSVRTAPPAIAGLIGGTTVDWGLVAAASVVFALPVLVFAYLVRKHLVAGVTLGAVRR; encoded by the coding sequence ATGGCCGTCTCCGTCGACGAGGCCGTGTCCACAGGTCCTGCCCCGGATCACACTCCCCCCGCACGTCGTTTCGGTGGCCGCGGCCGGTCCGTGCTGGAGGTCGCGCTGCTGACCGTACTGGCCGTCGTGATGCTCTTCCCGGTGCTCTGGATGATCGAGACCTCCATCAAGGAGAACCGGGACGTCTACGCCATCCCGGCCGAGTTCTTCGGCTTCGAGGTCACTATGGACCACTTCAGGGACGTGTTCGTCGCCTCCGACGGCGGTCGCTCGACCCTGTCCGTCTCGTTCTTCAACTCGGTCGTGGTCGCCGGGGCCTCCACGGTGCTGGCCACCGTGCTGGGGGTCCCGGCAGCCTGGGCCTACTCACGCTTCGCCGTGAAGGCCAAGAAGGACCAACTGTTCTTCATCCTGTCCACCCGCTTCATGCCGCCCGTGGTGGTCGTGATCCCGATCTTCCTCATGTACCGCCAGGTCGGACTCATCGACAGCAAGCTCGGCCTGATCCTCATCTACGCCGCGTTCAACCTCCCGTTCACGATCTGGATGATGAAGGGATTCGTCGACGAGGTGCCCGCGGAGTACGAGGATGCCGCCATGCTCGACGGCTACACCCGTTTGCAGGCGTTCCGGCGGTTCACCCTTCCCCTGCTCGTGCCCGGCATCGCCGCGACGGCGGTCTTCGCACTCATCTTCTCGTGGAACGAGTTCGTGTTCGCCATCTTCCTCACCTCCAGCGACAGCGTGCGGACGGCGCCACCCGCCATCGCCGGCCTCATCGGCGGCACCACTGTCGACTGGGGTCTCGTGGCCGCCGCCTCCGTGGTCTTCGCGCTACCGGTGCTCGTCTTCGCCTACCTGGTGCGCAAGCACCTCGTCGCCGGTGTGACGCTCGGGGCGGTGCGACGCTGA
- a CDS encoding sugar ABC transporter permease yields the protein MAFISPALLLLLAMSVFPLLWALYLSFTDYSATRGGPAHFVGFGNYTAILSSAQVHQRALTTLIYVVGAVGLQTVLGFAIAYLISRRTHGRGLLTTLFLVPMMLSPVVVGLFWRFMLDAQFGVVNSMLGSLGLGQVEWLTRQRTALVSLIVVDTWQWTPFIMLIALAGLTAVPKYLYEAASIDRASEWFRFRHITLPLVWPLLLIAVLFRSIEAFRLFDLVYILTSGGPGVSTETLSFHVYKVAFLGFNTGTASAYGILMVLVVIVLTQFYLRYLNKLKEG from the coding sequence GTGGCCTTCATTTCCCCCGCGCTGCTGCTGTTGCTCGCGATGTCGGTGTTCCCGCTGCTCTGGGCGTTGTACCTGTCTTTCACCGACTACTCGGCCACCCGTGGCGGGCCGGCCCATTTCGTCGGGTTCGGGAACTACACCGCGATCCTGTCTTCGGCGCAGGTCCACCAGAGGGCCCTGACGACGTTGATCTACGTGGTCGGTGCGGTCGGCCTGCAGACCGTGCTCGGTTTCGCCATCGCCTACCTGATCTCACGGCGCACGCACGGGCGAGGACTGCTGACCACGCTGTTCCTGGTCCCGATGATGCTGTCGCCGGTCGTGGTCGGGCTGTTCTGGCGATTCATGCTCGACGCGCAGTTCGGCGTGGTCAACAGCATGCTCGGCTCGCTCGGCCTGGGGCAGGTGGAGTGGCTCACCCGGCAGCGAACGGCACTGGTCTCCCTGATCGTGGTCGACACCTGGCAGTGGACGCCGTTCATCATGCTCATCGCGCTTGCGGGCCTCACCGCGGTCCCCAAGTACCTGTACGAGGCCGCCTCGATCGACCGGGCGTCGGAGTGGTTCCGGTTCCGCCACATCACTCTTCCGCTGGTGTGGCCGCTGCTTCTCATCGCCGTGTTGTTCAGGTCCATCGAGGCCTTCCGGCTGTTCGACCTCGTCTACATCCTCACCAGCGGAGGTCCGGGTGTCTCCACCGAGACGTTGTCGTTCCACGTCTACAAGGTCGCGTTCCTGGGCTTCAACACCGGAACCGCCTCGGCGTACGGGATCCTCATGGTCCTCGTCGTCATCGTCCTCACGCAGTTCTACCTGCGCTACCTGAACAAGCTCAAGGAGGGCTGA
- a CDS encoding extracellular solute-binding protein — MQLATAAMLLAAATSVAACGDGQDDGAEASAPKAPATVPELTKDPLTLSFIWFEWPPAQALEAFANAEYKKERPNATIKVNTVPNANWHDAMFTQFAARKTDFDIAILDSQHIGEAVTNGNILDITDFVKNNIDVTAYNPYLLAAYGQFPQAETGKRDENASLYGLPLLGDTWTMIYRKDLIGDKPPQTWDEMISVAGKCQADNPGVSGLAFHQANGSDAAAVTYNTVNGVYGGNLWDPKTRKIEGVLNDAAGQEAMDVLVNKMKPLTAKGSGNWFIDEVNAAVAQGKACIAFNWIAASGGLLDPKQSTLGTTREQILDKLGFATLPSQKTNLVPLGGMGMHVSAYAAEANQAEALNFMKWFERADIQKKWAAAGGVPSRTDALSSPEFLNAGPFNQVYADSVPRMRDMWNVPEYARLVDIENTNVNAALNGAKKPKDALDDIAREQQGVLDSGSRKGGGGL; from the coding sequence GTGCAACTGGCGACGGCGGCCATGCTGCTGGCGGCCGCCACGTCCGTGGCGGCCTGTGGTGACGGCCAGGACGACGGCGCGGAGGCGAGCGCCCCCAAGGCGCCGGCGACCGTCCCGGAGCTCACCAAGGACCCGCTGACACTCAGCTTCATCTGGTTCGAATGGCCTCCTGCCCAGGCACTGGAAGCCTTCGCGAACGCGGAGTACAAGAAGGAGCGGCCGAACGCGACCATCAAGGTCAACACGGTGCCGAACGCGAACTGGCACGACGCGATGTTCACCCAGTTCGCCGCGCGCAAGACCGACTTCGACATCGCGATCCTGGACTCGCAGCACATCGGCGAGGCCGTGACGAACGGCAACATCCTCGACATCACCGACTTCGTCAAGAACAACATCGACGTCACGGCCTACAACCCGTACCTCCTGGCGGCCTACGGCCAGTTCCCCCAGGCGGAGACCGGCAAGCGCGACGAAAACGCCAGCCTGTACGGACTCCCGCTGCTCGGCGACACCTGGACGATGATCTACCGCAAGGACCTGATCGGCGACAAGCCACCGCAGACCTGGGACGAGATGATTTCAGTCGCCGGGAAGTGCCAGGCGGACAACCCCGGCGTCAGCGGCCTGGCTTTCCACCAGGCCAACGGCTCCGACGCCGCGGCCGTAACCTACAACACGGTCAACGGCGTCTACGGCGGCAACCTCTGGGACCCCAAGACGCGCAAGATCGAGGGCGTCCTCAACGACGCCGCGGGCCAGGAGGCGATGGACGTCCTGGTCAACAAGATGAAGCCGCTGACCGCAAAGGGCTCCGGCAACTGGTTCATCGACGAGGTGAACGCGGCGGTCGCCCAGGGCAAGGCATGCATCGCGTTCAACTGGATCGCCGCGAGCGGCGGTCTGCTCGATCCGAAGCAGTCGACGCTCGGCACCACGCGGGAGCAGATTCTCGACAAGCTGGGTTTTGCCACCCTGCCGAGCCAGAAGACGAACCTGGTCCCGCTCGGCGGGATGGGGATGCACGTGTCGGCCTACGCCGCCGAGGCGAACCAGGCGGAGGCCCTGAACTTCATGAAGTGGTTCGAGCGGGCTGACATCCAGAAGAAGTGGGCGGCGGCTGGCGGTGTGCCATCGCGTACGGACGCCCTGTCCTCGCCCGAGTTCCTCAATGCCGGGCCGTTCAACCAGGTGTACGCCGACTCGGTTCCGCGGATGCGGGACATGTGGAACGTGCCCGAGTACGCGCGCCTCGTCGACATCGAGAACACCAACGTGAACGCGGCTCTCAACGGCGCGAAGAAGCCGAAGGACGCGCTCGACGACATCGCCAGGGAGCAGCAGGGCGTGCTCGACTCCGGCAGCCGCAAGGGCGGCGGCGGACTGTGA
- a CDS encoding GntR family transcriptional regulator yields MDDDAMTARGRRAVPGGTPPGRSGGRLADEVYDTLLGQLMSLRIEPGSRVTIDVLARELGVSQTPIRDALNRMEAEGLVVRVPHAGYRIPPQITRQRFEDMLEVRLLLEPAAARRSAERASPAQVAGLRRMLSEMAELEGGNGPMAYGAFGLRDAAFHDLVALSAENQVIREALARLHSHVHLFRLHHDTQVTHLAMAEHEDVVAGIAARDPEAAAYAMRRHILRSGERFRRLFDEARGADGMAVQA; encoded by the coding sequence ATGGACGACGATGCGATGACCGCGCGGGGCCGCAGGGCCGTGCCGGGCGGAACGCCGCCGGGAAGGTCTGGCGGCCGGCTCGCCGACGAGGTGTACGACACGCTGCTCGGACAGCTGATGTCGCTCCGGATCGAGCCTGGCTCCCGCGTCACGATCGACGTCCTGGCCCGAGAGCTGGGGGTCTCGCAGACGCCGATCCGGGACGCTCTGAACCGCATGGAGGCGGAGGGTCTGGTCGTGCGTGTGCCCCATGCCGGCTATCGCATCCCTCCGCAGATCACCCGTCAGCGATTCGAGGACATGCTCGAGGTCCGCCTGCTCCTCGAGCCGGCGGCGGCACGCAGGTCCGCCGAACGCGCATCCCCGGCGCAGGTGGCCGGTCTGCGACGGATGCTGTCGGAGATGGCGGAACTGGAGGGGGGCAACGGGCCGATGGCCTACGGCGCCTTCGGGCTACGCGACGCCGCTTTCCACGACCTCGTCGCCCTGAGCGCGGAGAACCAGGTCATCCGCGAGGCGCTCGCTCGCCTGCACAGTCACGTGCACCTCTTCCGGCTTCACCACGACACCCAGGTCACCCACCTGGCCATGGCCGAGCACGAGGATGTCGTGGCCGGAATCGCGGCGCGCGACCCCGAGGCCGCCGCCTACGCGATGCGTCGGCACATCTTGCGGTCCGGCGAGCGTTTCCGACGATTGTTCGACGAGGCCAGGGGCGCGGACGGAATGGCGGTGCAGGCTTGA
- a CDS encoding DJ-1/PfpI family protein: MPRALLLTGDAAEELDTMYPYYRVQEGGWDVDVSSRTMRDVQLVIHEFDPNSDAYVEKNGRKLPVDVPWAEVDVERYDALIIPGGRAPEWIRVDADVRRITEHFFARNLPIALVCHGAQVPAVYGLLKGRKTACFPPITGDMENAGATVVDAPDVVDGNLVSCRGWPDMPQFGRAMMEVFSKSVNPASA; the protein is encoded by the coding sequence GTGCCCAGAGCGCTGCTCCTGACCGGCGATGCCGCCGAGGAGCTCGACACCATGTATCCCTACTATCGCGTGCAGGAGGGCGGCTGGGACGTCGACGTCTCGTCACGGACGATGCGTGACGTGCAACTGGTCATCCACGAGTTCGACCCCAACTCGGACGCCTACGTGGAGAAGAACGGCCGGAAGCTGCCGGTCGACGTGCCGTGGGCCGAGGTCGACGTCGAGCGCTATGACGCCCTCATCATCCCCGGCGGGCGTGCCCCCGAGTGGATCCGGGTCGACGCCGACGTCAGGCGCATCACCGAGCACTTCTTCGCGCGCAACCTCCCCATCGCCCTGGTGTGCCACGGCGCGCAGGTGCCAGCGGTGTACGGGCTGCTGAAGGGTCGGAAGACGGCGTGCTTCCCACCCATCACCGGTGACATGGAGAACGCGGGCGCGACGGTCGTCGACGCTCCAGACGTCGTGGACGGCAACCTCGTCTCCTGCCGGGGGTGGCCCGACATGCCGCAATTCGGCCGGGCGATGATGGAGGTCTTCTCGAAGTCCGTCAACCCCGCATCGGCATGA
- a CDS encoding alpha/beta hydrolase: protein MTTLRTVTVDGSPVHFLESGTGPAVLMLHGSGPGTTGSGAWATTARALGMSWHLVAPDQAGFGRTPVPAGSRGGLRLWTEQAAGLMDALGVENYAVVGHSMGGAVALALAAERPQQVTRVVAVSTMGAPGAPLSADLDAIWAAPPGPLGARDMLSRLVLDQALVTDSAVDARAAAMRAGAAAFASLFPPPRARWVDELTLSARTLAAVRAPVLLVHGAEDRVTPLGTAAQPLLEQLADVRLHVLGRCGHVPAIEHPHEFRQLLSCFLRRDPGH from the coding sequence GTGACGACACTTCGGACCGTCACGGTCGACGGCTCCCCCGTCCACTTTCTGGAGAGCGGCACCGGGCCCGCGGTGCTGATGCTGCACGGCTCCGGACCCGGCACGACCGGGTCCGGCGCCTGGGCAACGACGGCGCGGGCGCTGGGCATGTCCTGGCACCTGGTGGCTCCTGACCAGGCAGGTTTCGGCCGTACACCTGTCCCGGCGGGCTCCAGGGGTGGCCTCCGGCTGTGGACGGAGCAGGCCGCCGGCCTGATGGACGCGCTCGGTGTCGAGAACTACGCCGTGGTGGGTCACTCCATGGGCGGCGCCGTGGCGCTGGCGTTGGCGGCCGAGCGCCCGCAGCAGGTCACCCGGGTCGTGGCGGTCTCGACGATGGGCGCCCCCGGGGCGCCGCTCTCCGCCGACCTCGACGCGATCTGGGCCGCCCCACCCGGCCCGCTCGGGGCACGAGACATGCTGAGTCGCCTCGTCCTCGACCAGGCGCTCGTGACCGACTCGGCCGTCGATGCCCGGGCGGCTGCCATGCGAGCGGGGGCGGCCGCATTCGCGTCGTTGTTCCCCCCACCGAGGGCACGATGGGTCGACGAGCTCACCCTCTCGGCGCGGACGCTGGCGGCGGTCCGCGCGCCCGTGCTGCTCGTGCACGGCGCCGAGGACCGGGTCACCCCGCTCGGGACGGCAGCCCAGCCCCTGCTCGAACAGCTGGCCGATGTCCGTCTGCACGTGCTCGGCCGATGCGGGCACGTGCCGGCGATCGAGCACCCGCACGAGTTCAGGCAACTGCTGTCGTGCTTCCTCCGCCGGGACCCCGGTCACTGA
- a CDS encoding ABC transporter ATP-binding protein has product MIQVREVTKRYGTKTVVDRLSFTAQPGQVTGFLGPNGAGKSTTMRMIVGLDAPTAGDVLVNGKPYASSKAPLREIGVLLEAKAVHPGRTAVSHLLAMARTHGIPRSRVDEVLDLAGLSAVAHKRVGAFSLGMGQRLGIAAALLGDPAVVMLDEPVNGLDPEGVLWVRNLLTGLAAEGRTVMLSSHLMSEVSLIADHLVIVGRGRLLADTTVADFVAAEGVRVVTAAPDALRTLIARPGVTVTSTGAEELLVAGASAREIGLAAATRGIPLFELTPQNASLEEAFMDLTRDAVEYEAAR; this is encoded by the coding sequence ATGATTCAGGTACGCGAAGTAACCAAGCGGTACGGTACGAAGACGGTCGTCGACCGCCTCTCGTTCACCGCGCAGCCCGGACAGGTCACCGGTTTCCTGGGCCCCAACGGCGCCGGCAAGTCGACGACCATGCGGATGATCGTCGGCCTCGACGCGCCGACCGCGGGCGATGTGCTGGTCAACGGCAAGCCGTACGCGTCGTCGAAGGCACCACTGCGCGAGATCGGCGTTCTGCTCGAGGCCAAGGCAGTACATCCCGGCCGTACGGCGGTCAGCCACCTTCTCGCGATGGCTCGCACGCACGGCATCCCGCGCTCCCGCGTCGACGAGGTCCTCGACCTGGCCGGCCTCTCGGCCGTCGCCCACAAGCGGGTCGGCGCCTTCTCCCTCGGCATGGGCCAGCGGCTCGGCATCGCCGCCGCGCTGCTCGGCGACCCGGCCGTGGTGATGCTCGACGAGCCGGTCAACGGACTCGATCCGGAGGGAGTCCTCTGGGTGCGCAACCTGCTCACCGGCCTGGCCGCCGAGGGCCGTACCGTGATGTTGTCCTCGCACCTGATGAGCGAGGTCTCGCTGATCGCCGACCACCTGGTCATCGTCGGCCGAGGCAGACTGCTGGCCGACACCACCGTGGCCGACTTCGTGGCCGCCGAGGGTGTGCGGGTCGTCACCGCCGCCCCCGACGCGCTGCGCACGTTGATCGCCCGCCCAGGTGTCACGGTCACCTCGACCGGTGCCGAGGAACTGCTCGTCGCCGGCGCCTCCGCCCGCGAGATCGGGCTGGCCGCGGCTACCCGTGGCATCCCGCTGTTCGAGCTCACCCCGCAGAACGCCTCGCTCGAAGAGGCATTCATGGACCTGACCCGCGACGCTGTCGAATACGAGGCCGCCCGATGA
- a CDS encoding ABC transporter permease: MKITAGGVVAAEWTKFSSLRSTWITTGISVFLLIAFGMIASASFSGDELTSIDLALSGSSLAALSVGVLGALLGAGEYTTGMIRATLAAVPRRLPVLWSKILVAGSAAFVTMTAGAFAAFASGSAVLNDKVGGVGLGDDGVLRALLGAGLYLGLVAVLGVALGMLVRSSAGAIAILAGLLLIVPGLAALLPSSISEAITPYLPSNAGSAVMALNQADGALAPWAGLAVFAGYVIVTLGAAAYRLRATDA, translated from the coding sequence ATGAAGATCACCGCTGGTGGCGTTGTCGCCGCCGAATGGACCAAGTTCTCCTCGCTGCGCTCCACCTGGATCACGACCGGCATCTCCGTCTTCCTCCTGATCGCCTTCGGCATGATCGCCTCGGCCTCCTTCTCGGGCGACGAACTGACTTCGATCGACCTGGCCCTGTCCGGCAGCAGCCTGGCCGCGCTGTCCGTCGGCGTGCTCGGCGCGCTGCTGGGCGCCGGCGAGTACACCACCGGCATGATCCGGGCGACCCTCGCCGCGGTGCCGCGTCGGTTGCCGGTGCTGTGGTCGAAGATCCTCGTGGCCGGGTCTGCCGCCTTCGTCACGATGACCGCCGGCGCCTTCGCCGCCTTCGCATCGGGGTCGGCCGTGCTCAACGACAAGGTCGGCGGCGTGGGCCTCGGCGACGACGGCGTGCTGCGGGCCCTGCTCGGTGCCGGCCTCTATCTCGGCCTGGTCGCCGTGCTCGGCGTCGCGCTCGGCATGCTCGTCCGCTCCAGCGCCGGCGCCATCGCGATCCTGGCCGGTCTGCTGCTGATCGTGCCCGGTCTGGCCGCGCTACTGCCGAGCTCGATCTCCGAGGCCATCACCCCGTACCTGCCCAGCAACGCCGGCAGCGCCGTGATGGCGCTGAACCAGGCGGACGGCGCCCTGGCGCCCTGGGCCGGCCTCGCGGTCTTCGCCGGGTACGTGATCGTGACGCTCGGCGCGGCGGCGTACCGGCTCAGGGCGACCGACGCGTGA
- a CDS encoding histidine kinase — MSGQGWLVDRQARLRAFDRRRPWVMDTLVAVPLVLFSIPNIIENPLSATIATLVLLPALYWRRRYPFPAFLVTATIELIEGLLDVGVGAGVILLVMLFGVASRASWRALAWSSTITVALLVAEIYLLNPVTENRIVTLFLVIGTSAAAVASGVAVRTRRAYLVALEDRAARLEVERDQRARLAVAEERARVAREMHDIVGHHVSVIVGLADGGAALATTRGEQTAEPLRLIGDTGRQALSELRRVLGVLREGDTDPQLSPQPSIDDLNRLLPSIRAAGLPVTYSTSGELHTLGKGVQLAVYRIVQEALTNTLKHAGRGAAADVTLAVADGEVRVQVRDNGHGVPAAPSHGLLGMQERAAMYDGVAVTGPAERGWLVDVVLKEPS, encoded by the coding sequence ATGAGCGGGCAGGGATGGCTGGTGGACCGGCAGGCACGACTGCGGGCCTTCGACCGGCGCCGCCCGTGGGTCATGGACACCCTGGTGGCCGTTCCGCTCGTGCTCTTCAGCATCCCCAACATCATCGAAAATCCCCTGTCGGCGACCATCGCAACCCTGGTCCTGCTACCAGCGCTGTACTGGCGGCGGCGGTACCCGTTCCCGGCGTTCCTGGTCACCGCGACCATCGAGTTGATCGAGGGATTGCTCGACGTCGGCGTCGGCGCCGGGGTGATCCTGCTCGTGATGCTGTTCGGGGTGGCCTCCCGCGCTTCGTGGCGGGCGCTGGCCTGGTCCTCCACGATCACCGTCGCGCTGCTGGTCGCCGAGATCTACCTGCTCAACCCGGTGACGGAGAACCGCATCGTCACGCTGTTCCTGGTGATCGGCACGTCGGCGGCCGCGGTCGCGTCCGGCGTCGCGGTGCGCACCCGCCGGGCGTACCTCGTCGCACTCGAGGACCGCGCCGCCCGCCTGGAAGTCGAGCGGGATCAACGGGCCCGCCTCGCCGTCGCCGAGGAGCGGGCCCGGGTGGCCCGCGAGATGCACGACATCGTCGGCCACCACGTGTCGGTGATCGTGGGCCTGGCCGACGGCGGCGCCGCGCTCGCGACCACGCGGGGCGAGCAGACCGCCGAACCGCTTCGGTTGATCGGTGACACCGGCCGGCAGGCGCTGTCCGAACTGCGCCGGGTGCTGGGCGTACTGCGCGAGGGGGACACCGATCCGCAGCTCAGCCCACAGCCCAGCATCGACGACCTCAACCGGCTGCTGCCGAGCATCCGGGCGGCCGGGCTGCCGGTCACCTACTCCACCTCGGGCGAGCTACACACCCTCGGCAAGGGCGTGCAGCTCGCGGTCTACCGCATCGTCCAGGAAGCGCTCACCAACACCCTCAAACACGCGGGACGCGGCGCGGCCGCGGACGTCACCCTCGCTGTCGCAGACGGGGAGGTACGGGTACAGGTCCGCGACAACGGTCACGGCGTACCGGCGGCCCCGAGCCACGGCCTGCTCGGGATGCAGGAACGCGCCGCCATGTACGACGGGGTGGCGGTCACCGGCCCGGCCGAGCGGGGCTGGCTCGTCGACGTGGTCCTCAAGGAGCCCTCATGA